In Thermus caldifontis, one genomic interval encodes:
- a CDS encoding IS110 family transposase, which yields MFVGVDVGSRWLDVALGPEGEVLRVANPAGIPDLLQRLPSGAVVGLEGTGTYYRPLAYALYRAGFHVVVLNPFAVKSYSRSLLRRAKTDRADARLIARFVAERWQQLPPYYPSEDSLVLLGVLVRLWDSLTSDYVGMLNRLHAWEYVVPGLADLLRDIPAGVEGLRRRVLREALQVVGSDDLLSSWVESLMSLPGIGQVLAIRILAYSGDLRRFRSARAYAAFTGLTPRIVQSGVMPQSSRISRFGPPGLRGAYYMAAVAAYRSSSLHRSFVEALMARGKPKKVALVALANRLARAAWVVCVKGGLDKGEVNV from the coding sequence ATGTTTGTGGGTGTGGATGTTGGTTCCAGGTGGCTTGATGTCGCCCTAGGTCCAGAGGGTGAGGTACTCCGGGTGGCTAATCCTGCGGGTATTCCGGATTTGCTCCAGCGGTTGCCGTCTGGTGCTGTTGTTGGTTTGGAGGGCACGGGTACCTATTATCGTCCCCTTGCCTATGCCCTTTATCGTGCGGGTTTCCATGTGGTTGTTCTAAATCCGTTTGCGGTGAAGAGTTACAGCCGTTCCCTCCTCCGGCGTGCTAAGACGGATCGCGCGGATGCTCGTCTGATTGCCCGCTTTGTGGCTGAAAGGTGGCAGCAGTTACCGCCTTACTATCCGTCCGAAGATTCTTTGGTTCTCCTGGGTGTTTTAGTCCGCTTGTGGGATAGTCTGACGTCTGATTATGTCGGTATGCTGAACCGCTTGCACGCGTGGGAATATGTTGTCCCTGGGCTGGCTGACCTTCTGCGGGATATTCCTGCTGGTGTGGAGGGGCTCCGTCGTCGTGTTCTGAGGGAGGCCCTTCAGGTGGTGGGTTCGGATGACCTTCTGTCATCGTGGGTTGAGTCTCTGATGTCCTTGCCTGGGATTGGTCAGGTGTTGGCGATACGGATACTCGCCTATTCTGGGGACTTGCGACGCTTTCGCTCGGCTCGTGCATATGCGGCCTTTACTGGGCTCACTCCTAGGATTGTTCAATCTGGCGTTATGCCCCAGTCGTCTCGTATTTCTCGTTTTGGTCCGCCGGGTCTGCGTGGTGCGTACTATATGGCTGCTGTGGCGGCCTACCGGTCGTCGTCCCTCCATAGGTCTTTCGTGGAAGCGTTGATGGCTCGGGGTAAGCCCAAAAAGGTGGCTCTGGTGGCCCTTGCTAACCGCTTGGCTCGTGCGGCGTGGGTTGTGTGTGTCAAGGGGGGGCTTGACAAGGGGGAGGTTAATGTCTGA
- a CDS encoding PIG-L deacetylase family protein yields MAVFAHPDDEIGALGTLALHARRGDRVLLVWMTRGELASQFGAMEEARVAEMREGHGAHVAQLIGAEYRFLPFRDTFLTGSREEALALARVMAEFGPDAVITWDPWDVHPDHRATHQAVLSALKLCRIPKLVGEAHRKPVRLYHYPRREVSRPYVYVDVSATQEVAEAVFGFYQAFYGWPVSLEDFRAQRRLRGREAGVPFAEVFQTDSPPAWPALP; encoded by the coding sequence ATGGCGGTGTTTGCCCATCCCGACGATGAGATCGGGGCTCTGGGCACCTTGGCCCTTCACGCCCGGCGTGGGGACCGGGTGCTTTTGGTTTGGATGACCAGGGGGGAGTTGGCCAGCCAGTTCGGGGCCATGGAGGAGGCGAGGGTAGCGGAGATGCGGGAAGGGCACGGGGCCCATGTGGCCCAGCTGATCGGGGCCGAGTACCGTTTTCTCCCCTTTCGCGACACCTTTCTCACGGGGAGCCGGGAAGAGGCCCTGGCCCTGGCCCGGGTCATGGCCGAGTTTGGGCCGGATGCCGTCATCACCTGGGACCCTTGGGACGTGCACCCCGACCACCGGGCCACCCACCAGGCGGTGCTTTCTGCCCTGAAGCTTTGCCGCATCCCCAAACTGGTGGGGGAAGCGCACCGGAAGCCGGTTCGGCTGTACCACTACCCCAGGCGGGAGGTTTCCCGGCCTTATGTGTACGTGGATGTCTCCGCCACCCAGGAGGTGGCGGAGGCGGTGTTTGGCTTCTACCAGGCCTTCTACGGCTGGCCCGTTAGCCTCGAGGACTTTCGGGCCCAGCGGCGGCTTCGGGGCCGGGAGGCGGGGGTTCCCTTTGCGGAGGTGTTTCAGACGGACTCTCCTCCGGCGTGGCCGGCCCTTCCCTAA
- a CDS encoding aldehyde dehydrogenase family protein, with protein sequence MKAFPSKYGNALEFGHLIGGEEVYEGEVLERRNPADLEDLVARFPQGTKETLRKAALKAREAFGEWSQTPAPVRGQVLFNLAKILEREKPTLTRLMVREVGKTFKEAGGDVQEAIDTAIFFASEGRRLYGQTVPSEMRNKELFTFRRPLGVVGMITAGNFPIAVPSWKLIPAVLTGNTVVWKPSDDSPTLSYIFVKLFEEAGLPPGVINVVFGGGKDSTGQWLVELMDEGLLNKFAFTGSTQVGRWIGEVAGRNLIRPTLELGGKNPLVVMRDADLDLAVEGAWWSAFATGGQRCTSAGNILVDAPIYDEFKKRFLERTEATVVGNPLLHPEVTYGPFINERLYRRWEEHYTWGKEDGATLLLGQGRITREKPYPRFRGDPEAGLYGWPTVWEARPGMRQFAEEIFGPTINLVKVDGIEEAIEVANATPYGLSSAIYTHHRHWAYLFKVGIRAGMTSINNATVGAEAHLPFGGVKASGNGARESGIWVIEEYTYWHAVNEEYSGKLQLAQMDTGYVSPKPPTPWGEILGF encoded by the coding sequence ATGAAGGCTTTTCCCAGTAAGTACGGGAACGCCCTGGAGTTTGGGCATCTCATCGGCGGGGAGGAGGTTTACGAAGGGGAGGTCTTGGAGAGGCGGAATCCTGCGGACCTCGAGGACCTGGTGGCCCGCTTTCCCCAAGGTACCAAGGAAACCCTAAGGAAGGCTGCCCTCAAGGCGCGGGAGGCCTTTGGGGAGTGGAGCCAGACCCCAGCCCCCGTGCGGGGACAGGTGCTCTTCAACCTGGCCAAGATTCTGGAGAGGGAGAAGCCCACCCTGACCCGGCTCATGGTGCGGGAGGTGGGGAAGACCTTCAAGGAGGCGGGCGGGGATGTGCAGGAGGCCATCGACACCGCCATCTTCTTCGCCTCCGAGGGGCGGAGGCTTTACGGCCAAACCGTGCCCAGCGAGATGCGGAACAAGGAGCTTTTTACCTTCCGCAGGCCCTTGGGCGTGGTGGGGATGATCACCGCCGGAAACTTCCCCATCGCCGTGCCCAGCTGGAAGCTGATCCCCGCGGTCCTTACGGGTAACACCGTGGTGTGGAAGCCTTCCGACGACTCCCCCACCCTTTCCTATATCTTCGTCAAGCTTTTTGAGGAGGCGGGCCTGCCCCCCGGGGTCATCAACGTGGTCTTCGGGGGCGGGAAGGACTCCACGGGCCAGTGGCTGGTGGAGCTCATGGACGAGGGCCTCCTTAACAAGTTCGCCTTCACCGGCAGCACCCAGGTGGGGCGCTGGATCGGGGAGGTGGCAGGGCGGAACCTGATCCGGCCCACCCTGGAGCTTGGAGGAAAAAATCCCTTGGTGGTGATGCGGGATGCCGACCTGGATTTGGCGGTGGAAGGCGCCTGGTGGAGTGCCTTCGCCACCGGGGGGCAGCGGTGCACCTCGGCGGGAAATATCCTCGTGGACGCACCCATTTATGACGAGTTCAAAAAGCGCTTCTTGGAAAGGACCGAGGCTACGGTGGTGGGGAACCCCCTTCTCCACCCTGAGGTCACCTATGGCCCCTTCATCAACGAGCGCCTATACCGCCGCTGGGAGGAGCATTACACCTGGGGAAAGGAGGACGGGGCCACCTTGCTCTTGGGCCAGGGGCGCATCACCCGGGAAAAGCCTTACCCCCGCTTCCGGGGTGACCCCGAGGCGGGCCTCTACGGCTGGCCTACGGTCTGGGAGGCCAGGCCCGGGATGCGCCAGTTCGCCGAGGAGATCTTCGGCCCCACCATCAACCTGGTCAAGGTGGACGGCATTGAGGAGGCCATAGAGGTGGCCAACGCCACCCCCTACGGCCTGTCCAGCGCCATCTACACCCACCACCGCCACTGGGCTTACCTCTTCAAGGTGGGCATCCGGGCGGGGATGACCAGCATCAACAACGCCACCGTGGGCGCCGAGGCCCATCTGCCCTTCGGGGGGGTTAAGGCCAGCGGCAACGGGGCCCGGGAGTCGGGTATCTGGGTCATTGAGGAGTACACCTACTGGCATGCGGTGAACGAGGAGTACTCGGGCAAGCTCCAGCTGGCCCAGATGGATACCGGCTACGTAAGCCCCAAGCCCCCCACGCCCTGGGGAGAAATCCTGGGCTTTTGA
- a CDS encoding amidohydrolase family protein codes for MFWLKTELWTAEVVYTGFGTPMLHGALAVQGGTVVGQGSLEELKARFPQAEVIHKGKALFPPPVNAHTHLDLSLHPLYQGPFSGFIPHVVAHREKRELRAAQRGLEELVQSGVGAFADIVFQDEVMEFLLQESPLPGIAFYEVFAPDPQDAEEMFQKVRAKVEAWRKREGRVRIGLSPHAPYSVSPPLLQKLAHYAHTQGLPLMVHAAESREEVAFLRTGEGPLAGVYRRFSRTPWKAPGLTPVRYLQTLGVLGPDTVLVHGVHVDEEEVRMVADSGSKVVLCPRSNGNLQVGEAPLGLYARHGVELALGTDSRASSPDLDVKNEALSLWGKAEPRLLVRALTRGGYRALGLPTPRLTRGTPISLVHSLL; via the coding sequence ATGTTCTGGCTAAAGACTGAGCTCTGGACCGCCGAAGTGGTGTACACCGGCTTCGGCACCCCCATGCTCCATGGAGCCCTCGCCGTGCAAGGGGGCACGGTGGTGGGCCAGGGAAGCCTGGAGGAACTAAAGGCCCGCTTTCCCCAGGCGGAGGTGATCCACAAGGGAAAAGCCCTCTTCCCACCCCCCGTGAACGCCCACACCCACCTGGATCTCTCCCTGCATCCCCTTTATCAAGGGCCCTTTTCCGGCTTCATTCCCCACGTGGTGGCCCACCGGGAAAAGCGGGAGCTTAGGGCGGCGCAAAGGGGCCTCGAGGAGCTGGTGCAAAGCGGGGTGGGCGCCTTTGCGGACATCGTCTTCCAGGACGAGGTGATGGAGTTTCTCCTCCAGGAAAGCCCTTTGCCCGGCATAGCCTTTTACGAGGTCTTCGCCCCGGATCCCCAGGATGCGGAGGAGATGTTCCAGAAGGTGAGGGCCAAGGTGGAAGCCTGGCGCAAGAGGGAAGGGCGGGTCAGGATAGGCCTTTCCCCGCATGCCCCCTACTCGGTGAGCCCTCCCCTCCTGCAGAAACTAGCCCACTACGCCCACACCCAGGGCCTTCCCCTCATGGTCCACGCCGCGGAAAGCCGGGAGGAGGTGGCCTTCCTGAGGACGGGGGAAGGCCCCCTGGCCGGGGTGTACCGGCGCTTTAGCCGAACCCCCTGGAAGGCCCCGGGCCTCACCCCCGTGCGCTATCTCCAGACCCTTGGTGTCCTGGGGCCCGATACCGTTTTGGTGCACGGGGTACACGTGGATGAGGAAGAGGTGCGGATGGTGGCGGATTCGGGCAGCAAGGTGGTCCTATGCCCCCGGTCCAACGGGAACCTCCAAGTGGGGGAAGCCCCCTTGGGGCTTTACGCCCGCCACGGGGTAGAGCTGGCCCTGGGCACGGACTCCCGGGCCAGCAGCCCTGACCTGGACGTGAAAAACGAGGCGCTATCCCTCTGGGGGAAGGCGGAACCCCGGCTCCTGGTCCGGGCCCTAACCCGGGGAGGCTACCGGGCCCTGGGCCTTCCCACCCCCCGCCTGACCCGGGGAACCCCCATAAGTCTGGTACACTCCCTCTTATAA
- a CDS encoding GNAT family N-acetyltransferase — MAEVHVRELRGPEEMEAVVELQREVWGRAESDLVPRGLLIAVQDEGGLVAGAFWEGKMVGFVFGFPTQDPTLQHSHMLGVLEAYRGTGAALLLKRFQRDWCLVRGIRKVVWTFDPLRGVNANFNLRKLGATARTYLPDHYGPMTGINAGAPSDRLLAEWELLSERVYTRIYAPPPEAEVEGLPQANRVEGDRPQEAFLDLEAPRLLFQIPEDWGRILKEDPTLALSWREHSRQVLGHYFARGFRAVDFVRHPNRYVLAKD; from the coding sequence ATGGCAGAGGTACATGTCCGCGAGCTGAGAGGACCCGAGGAGATGGAGGCCGTGGTGGAGCTCCAGCGGGAGGTCTGGGGCCGCGCGGAGAGCGACCTGGTGCCAAGAGGCCTTCTCATCGCCGTCCAGGACGAAGGGGGCTTGGTGGCGGGGGCTTTCTGGGAAGGCAAGATGGTGGGCTTCGTCTTCGGCTTTCCCACCCAGGACCCCACCCTCCAGCACTCCCACATGCTGGGGGTCCTGGAAGCCTACCGGGGCACGGGGGCAGCCCTCCTGCTAAAGCGCTTCCAGCGGGACTGGTGCCTGGTCCGGGGGATTAGGAAGGTGGTCTGGACCTTTGATCCCTTGAGGGGGGTGAACGCCAACTTCAACCTGAGGAAGCTGGGGGCCACGGCCAGGACCTACCTTCCCGACCACTATGGCCCCATGACGGGCATCAACGCTGGAGCCCCTTCGGATCGGCTCCTGGCGGAGTGGGAACTCCTTTCGGAAAGGGTCTACACCCGCATCTACGCCCCTCCTCCCGAAGCCGAGGTAGAGGGGCTACCCCAGGCCAACCGGGTGGAGGGGGATAGGCCCCAGGAAGCCTTCTTGGACCTCGAGGCTCCCCGCCTCCTTTTCCAGATCCCCGAGGACTGGGGGAGGATCCTAAAAGAGGATCCCACCTTAGCCCTTAGCTGGCGGGAACACAGCCGCCAGGTCCTCGGCCACTACTTTGCCCGGGGCTTTCGGGCGGTGGACTTTGTGCGGCACCCCAACCGGTATGTTCTGGCTAAAGACTGA
- the aroH gene encoding chorismate mutase produces MVRGIRGAITVEEDTPEAIHQATRELLLKMLEANGIQSHEELAAIIFTVTEDLSSAFPAEAARQIGMHRVPLLSAREVPVPGSLPRVIRVLALWNTDTPQDQVRHVYLREAVRLRPDLESAQ; encoded by the coding sequence ATGGTCCGGGGCATCCGAGGCGCCATCACCGTGGAGGAGGACACGCCGGAGGCCATCCACCAGGCCACCCGGGAACTCCTTCTCAAGATGCTGGAGGCAAACGGCATCCAGAGCCACGAGGAGCTGGCGGCCATCATCTTCACGGTGACGGAGGACCTAAGTTCCGCCTTCCCCGCCGAGGCCGCCCGCCAGATCGGCATGCACCGGGTCCCCCTTCTCTCCGCCCGGGAGGTGCCGGTCCCGGGAAGCCTGCCCCGGGTGATCCGGGTCCTGGCCCTTTGGAACACGGACACCCCCCAGGACCAGGTGCGCCATGTCTATCTGCGGGAGGCCGTGCGCCTCAGGCCCGACCTGGAAAGCGCCCAGTAG
- the menC gene encoding o-succinylbenzoate synthase yields the protein MRLEAAELRVLELPLKFRFETSFGVQTQRTILLLRVFGEGLEGLGEGVMELLPLFREETVASARYLLEEVFLPQVLGKEFPNPEALNGALAPFRGNPMAKAVLEMAFWDLFAKGLGKPLWQVLGGVRQRVEVGVSLGIQPTVADTLKLVEKHLSQGYRRIKLKVKPGWDYEVLKAVRQAFPEATLTADANSAYTLADLHRLRRLDELGLDYLEQPLGYDDLLDHARLQGELATPICLDESLTSPEKARKAIELRAGRVFNIKPARLGGHGASLKVHALAQSAGIPLWMGGMLEAGVGRAHNLHLATLPAFTKPGDVSSASRYWEEDIVEEALEAEEGLMPVPEGPGIGVHLKLPLVERITLWQRYMSAS from the coding sequence ATGCGCCTAGAGGCGGCGGAGCTGAGGGTTTTGGAGCTACCCCTAAAGTTCCGGTTTGAAACCAGCTTCGGGGTGCAGACCCAAAGGACCATCCTCCTCTTGAGGGTTTTTGGGGAGGGCCTCGAGGGCCTGGGAGAAGGGGTGATGGAGCTACTTCCCCTCTTTCGGGAGGAGACCGTGGCCAGCGCCCGCTACCTCCTGGAGGAGGTCTTCCTCCCCCAGGTTCTGGGAAAGGAGTTTCCCAATCCTGAGGCCTTAAACGGGGCTCTCGCTCCTTTTCGGGGAAACCCCATGGCCAAGGCGGTCCTGGAGATGGCCTTCTGGGACCTCTTTGCCAAGGGCCTGGGAAAACCCCTCTGGCAGGTCCTGGGAGGGGTGCGGCAAAGGGTGGAGGTGGGGGTTTCCCTGGGCATCCAGCCCACGGTGGCGGACACCCTGAAACTGGTGGAAAAGCACCTTTCCCAAGGGTATCGGCGCATCAAGCTCAAGGTCAAACCGGGCTGGGACTATGAGGTGCTGAAGGCGGTGCGCCAGGCCTTTCCCGAGGCCACCCTTACCGCCGACGCCAATAGCGCCTATACCCTCGCGGACCTCCACCGGCTTCGGCGATTGGACGAGCTTGGGCTGGACTACCTGGAGCAACCCCTGGGCTACGACGACCTCCTGGACCACGCTCGGCTCCAGGGGGAGCTTGCCACCCCCATCTGCCTGGACGAAAGCCTCACCTCCCCGGAGAAGGCCAGGAAGGCCATAGAGCTTAGGGCGGGAAGGGTATTCAACATCAAACCCGCCCGGCTTGGAGGGCACGGAGCAAGCCTCAAGGTGCATGCCCTGGCCCAAAGCGCCGGGATTCCCCTTTGGATGGGGGGGATGCTGGAGGCCGGGGTAGGCCGGGCCCACAACCTCCACCTGGCCACCCTGCCCGCCTTCACCAAGCCCGGGGACGTGAGCTCGGCCAGCCGCTACTGGGAGGAGGACATCGTGGAAGAGGCCCTGGAGGCGGAGGAAGGCCTCATGCCTGTGCCCGAGGGTCCTGGTATCGGCGTGCACCTGAAGCTTCCCCTGGTGGAGCGGATCACCCTATGGCAGAGGTACATGTCCGCGAGCTGA
- the coaD gene encoding pantetheine-phosphate adenylyltransferase produces the protein MHVVYPGSFDPLTNGHLDVIQRASRLFERVTVAVLENPNKRGQYLFTAEERLNIVREATAHLSNVEAHTFSGLLVDFVKRVGAQAIVKGLRAVSDYEYELQMAHLNRQLLPGLETLFILAATRYSFVSSTMVKEIARYGGDVSKLVPPATLRALKAKFGQG, from the coding sequence ATGCATGTGGTCTATCCGGGAAGCTTTGACCCCCTAACCAATGGTCATCTGGACGTGATCCAGCGGGCAAGCCGCCTCTTTGAGAGGGTCACGGTGGCGGTGTTGGAAAACCCCAACAAGCGCGGGCAGTACCTCTTCACCGCCGAGGAGCGGCTCAACATCGTGCGGGAAGCCACCGCCCACCTGTCCAACGTGGAGGCCCACACCTTTTCCGGCCTTTTGGTGGATTTCGTAAAGCGGGTGGGGGCCCAAGCCATCGTCAAGGGCCTAAGGGCGGTTTCCGACTACGAGTACGAGCTCCAGATGGCCCATTTGAACCGCCAGCTCCTGCCGGGCCTGGAAACCCTTTTCATCCTGGCCGCCACCCGGTACTCCTTTGTTTCCAGCACCATGGTGAAGGAGATCGCCCGCTACGGGGGGGATGTGTCCAAGCTGGTGCCTCCGGCCACCCTCAGGGCCCTCAAGGCCAAGTTCGGCCAGGGGTAA
- a CDS encoding RsmD family RNA methyltransferase, with protein MVRILGGKAKGVPLKVPASARPSPVRLRKALFDLLRLRYPKRGRFLDLYAGSGAVGLEAASEGFEATLVEKDQEAVALLKENLRRTGLRARIVPLPVEVFLPEAKARGERYTVAFMAPPYPLDLVQAFQALLESGLVEKGGLYILQHPKDLHLPFGERRVYGENALTLVEA; from the coding sequence GTGGTGAGGATCCTGGGCGGCAAGGCCAAGGGGGTTCCGCTGAAGGTGCCGGCTTCGGCCAGGCCCTCCCCAGTGCGCCTGAGAAAGGCCCTTTTTGACCTCCTTCGCCTCCGCTACCCCAAGCGGGGCCGGTTCCTGGACCTCTATGCCGGAAGCGGGGCGGTGGGCCTCGAGGCGGCCAGCGAGGGCTTTGAGGCTACCCTGGTGGAGAAGGACCAGGAAGCGGTGGCCCTTCTTAAGGAAAACCTCCGCCGCACCGGGCTAAGGGCTCGGATCGTTCCCCTTCCCGTGGAGGTTTTCCTGCCGGAGGCCAAGGCCCGGGGCGAGCGCTACACCGTGGCCTTCATGGCCCCTCCCTACCCCCTGGATCTCGTCCAGGCCTTCCAGGCCCTCCTGGAAAGCGGCCTGGTGGAGAAGGGAGGGCTTTATATCCTGCAACACCCTAAGGACCTGCACCTTCCCTTCGGGGAGCGGCGGGTATACGGGGAAAACGCCCTTACCCTGGTGGAGGCTTAG
- a CDS encoding chloride channel protein has product MRPLGRGPQLNLPSLWDEEIRHTGPLILYSAFTGALAGLLVALLNGLLRVLTEAFGLFFGYLAPEPPGEGGLAQAFTGPSLWPLAFLFPFLFALTSFLGTGQGLAALLLQAREDRPSPPSSHLRAVLGGVLQLSLYSPMGREGPFGVLGLWLGRGLDRRFPRLGGGLAFAGLAAGLGASLHAPVAGALLATEILYRSLLLEARALTPALIGALSAFAVYGAFFGYTPLLPLSAPMDLGALPAGALVGLAAAMLATLWMEGARLLQRYLSPLAFPWRHGLLGLALALALLFLPEALGTGLGFVAVATTPLIPPKALLYLILAKLALLLLASGVRAYGAPYTPALVLGGLLGSFLAHLPGPLDLPPEALALAGGVAVLAGVARAPFAATLLATEWGGYATLPLVLPAVVLAYVLTPPYDPEEGLREGPATPEESPSETPPQREPPPPGPEAAAGPESPRG; this is encoded by the coding sequence ATGCGCCCCTTGGGCCGCGGCCCCCAGCTCAACCTCCCCTCCCTTTGGGATGAGGAAATCCGGCACACCGGCCCCCTCATCCTCTACAGCGCCTTCACCGGGGCCCTGGCCGGACTTTTAGTGGCTCTGTTGAATGGGCTCCTTCGGGTTTTGACCGAAGCCTTTGGTCTCTTCTTTGGTTATCTGGCCCCCGAGCCCCCAGGGGAAGGAGGCCTGGCCCAGGCCTTCACTGGACCCTCCCTCTGGCCCCTCGCCTTCCTCTTTCCCTTCCTCTTCGCCCTCACTAGCTTTCTGGGGACGGGGCAGGGGCTTGCCGCTCTCCTGCTTCAGGCCCGGGAGGACCGGCCAAGCCCCCCTTCCTCCCACCTGCGGGCCGTTTTAGGGGGGGTGCTCCAGCTCTCCCTCTACTCCCCCATGGGGCGGGAAGGTCCCTTTGGGGTGCTGGGGCTTTGGCTGGGCCGGGGCCTGGACCGGCGCTTTCCCCGTCTGGGCGGGGGTCTCGCCTTTGCTGGCCTTGCCGCCGGGCTTGGGGCCAGCCTCCACGCTCCCGTAGCTGGGGCCCTTTTGGCCACGGAGATCCTCTACCGGAGCCTCCTCCTCGAGGCCCGGGCCCTAACCCCAGCCCTCATCGGGGCCCTCTCGGCCTTCGCCGTGTACGGGGCCTTCTTTGGCTACACTCCCCTCTTGCCCCTTAGCGCCCCCATGGACCTAGGGGCCTTGCCAGCTGGGGCGCTGGTGGGCCTGGCAGCCGCCATGCTGGCCACCCTCTGGATGGAAGGCGCCCGCCTCCTGCAAAGGTACCTCTCCCCCTTGGCCTTTCCCTGGCGGCACGGCCTCTTGGGCCTGGCCTTGGCCTTGGCCCTCCTTTTCCTCCCCGAGGCCCTGGGTACGGGCCTGGGCTTTGTGGCCGTGGCCACCACCCCCCTCATTCCACCCAAGGCCCTCCTTTACCTTATCCTGGCCAAGCTGGCCCTGCTCCTTTTGGCCAGTGGGGTCCGGGCCTACGGCGCCCCCTATACCCCCGCTTTGGTCTTGGGCGGGCTTCTGGGTAGCTTCCTGGCCCACCTCCCAGGCCCCCTGGACCTACCCCCAGAAGCCCTGGCCCTGGCGGGAGGCGTGGCCGTGCTGGCAGGGGTGGCCCGGGCTCCCTTTGCCGCCACCTTGCTGGCGACAGAGTGGGGTGGGTACGCCACCTTGCCCCTGGTCCTACCTGCGGTGGTGCTGGCCTACGTCCTCACCCCTCCCTACGACCCCGAGGAGGGACTTAGGGAAGGGCCGGCCACGCCGGAGGAGAGTCCGTCTGAAACACCTCCGCAAAGGGAACCCCCGCCTCCCGGCCCCGAAGCCGCCGCTGGGCCCGAAAGTCCTCGAGGCTAA
- a CDS encoding zonular occludens toxin domain-containing protein has product MIEAFVGVPGSGKSYALVIKGLEALKAGRRVYANFGLIPERVYLWLRRRARLSHRDAVLRADMIREIRDYAELLNVHDGVLLFDEAHMWLPSRQFDLIPVEVIAFWSQHRKVGVDVYLATQRYGSVDAIVRELVANVFWARPAPFWLRLLLRPWARGRPVLRYTAIMDESLGIMQRTTRGVFEGVARNSIVILDPLAASCYDTHAIFEPPIVRLQRELDPKRRAIMDRMGLRWDASRLQGRFRPSDGLPFLSMRELADAYRRGVPPHEVLREKWGDVVSSHESAPPHALNRSPLDPVPSLSADEEAFDWSRVSWSG; this is encoded by the coding sequence ATGATAGAGGCGTTCGTGGGTGTGCCCGGTTCAGGCAAGTCGTACGCCTTGGTTATCAAGGGTCTGGAGGCTCTTAAGGCGGGTCGGCGTGTCTATGCGAACTTCGGTCTGATTCCGGAGCGTGTTTATCTGTGGCTCCGTCGGCGTGCTAGGTTATCGCATCGTGACGCCGTCTTGCGTGCTGACATGATCCGTGAGATTCGGGATTATGCTGAGTTGTTGAACGTCCATGATGGGGTTCTCCTGTTTGATGAGGCCCATATGTGGTTGCCGTCTAGGCAGTTTGACCTGATTCCGGTGGAGGTGATAGCGTTCTGGTCGCAACATCGGAAGGTCGGCGTCGACGTATATTTAGCTACCCAGCGGTATGGTTCTGTCGATGCAATCGTGCGGGAACTCGTTGCTAATGTTTTCTGGGCTCGTCCGGCACCGTTTTGGTTGCGTCTGCTCCTTCGTCCCTGGGCTCGTGGTCGTCCTGTCCTGCGCTATACCGCTATCATGGATGAGTCGTTGGGCATAATGCAGCGCACTACCCGGGGCGTGTTTGAGGGCGTGGCTCGTAATAGCATCGTTATCCTGGACCCTCTGGCTGCTAGTTGCTATGATACCCACGCTATTTTTGAGCCCCCCATTGTCCGGCTTCAACGGGAACTGGACCCTAAACGCCGTGCCATCATGGACCGGATGGGTTTGAGGTGGGATGCTTCTCGCCTACAGGGGCGTTTCCGTCCGTCGGATGGGTTGCCATTCCTCTCCATGCGCGAGCTCGCTGATGCATATCGCCGGGGGGTTCCTCCCCATGAGGTTTTACGGGAGAAGTGGGGTGATGTAGTCTCTTCTCATGAGTCTGCTCCTCCTCATGCTCTTAATCGTTCTCCTCTGGACCCTGTACCTTCTTTATCTGCGGATGAGGAGGCGTTTGACTGGTCCCGCGTCAGCTGGTCCGGCTAA